Proteins found in one Drosophila innubila isolate TH190305 chromosome X, UK_Dinn_1.0, whole genome shotgun sequence genomic segment:
- the LOC117779995 gene encoding glycerol-3-phosphate acyltransferase 3, which yields MWLEVLALSVLSVVLLCTCFDSLNHCYLRLLEQLFEYTSQQLERARCQKLKLKSKPRQELQLQRGVKELNQPAEMLPVVGQKLRMPHKDALNARIEQCCDVLADGLRLVLEDEVTPRFAAAAPAPGEWNLLTRNLRHRKRHLNWRLYMLWLLGLILRYTLLVPLRTLGCSSCLLLVTLVTGLLGQLPEWSFKRRLVHMALRPCFRLTTWCIPVVRRIHNLQHLPRSGICVCNHTSPLDVLVLMCDCHYSLTGQRHDGILGLIQRALARASPHLWFERRALGERESLGLVLRLHATGRTRPPILLFPEGTCINNTAVMQFKKGSFAICNVVYPVAVRYDRRFGDAFWDSTRCSMMRYILMVISSWSIKCDVWYMPALRRRPNETAIDFSNRVKAAIAAQAGIEDLPWDGNLKRWNPVRDW from the coding sequence ATGTGGCTTGAAGTGCTGGCCCTGTCCGTGTTGAGCGTTGTGCTGCTCTGCACTTGCTTCGATTCCCTGAATCATTGCTATCTGCGGCTGCTCGAGCAACTCTTCGAGTACACCTCGCAGCAGCTTGAAAGGGCACGTTGCCAGAAGCTCAAGTTGAAGTCAAAGCCTCGCCaggaactgcaactgcaacgtgGAGTCAAGGAGCTGAATCAGCCGGCGGAGATGTTGCCAGTTGTTGGACAAAAGCTGCGGATGCCACACAAGGATGCGTTGAATGCAAGGATCGAGCAGTGCTGTGATGTGCTGGCGGACGGACTGCGTCTAGTGTTGGAGGATGAGGTGACACCGAGATTTGCGGCAGCTGCTCCGGCACCGGGTGAGTGGAATCTGTTGACACGCAATCTGCGCCATCGCAAGAGGCATCTCAACTGGCGACTGTACATGCTTTGGCTGCTTGGATTAATCCTGCGCTACACGCTGCTGGTGCCATTGCGAACACTGGGCTGCTCCAGCTGCCTGTTGCTGGTGACGCTGGTCACCGGTCTGCTCGGCCAGCTGCCGGAGTGGAGCTTTAAGCGGCGACTGGTGCACATGGCACTGCGACCCTGCTTCCGACTCACCACATGGTGCATTCCAGTGGTGCGACGCATCCACAATCTGCAGCATCTGCCCCGCAGCGGCATCTGTGTGTGCAACCACACGAGTCCCCTGGACGTCCTGGTGCTCATGTGCGATTGCCACTATTCCCTGACCGGCCAGCGGCACGACGGCATCCTCGGTCTCATCCAACGTGCCCTGGCCAGGGCTTCGCCACATCTGTGGTTCGAGCGGCGGGCGCTGGGGGAGCGTGAGTCATTGGGATTGGTGCTGCGCCTGCATGCGACTGGGCGGACCAGGCCACCCATCCTGCTGTTCCCGGAGGGCACCTGCATCAACAACACGGCCGTCATGCAGTTCAAGAAGGGCAGCTTCGCCATCTGCAATGTGGTGTATCCCGTTGCCGTGCGCTATGATCGACGCTTTGGCGATGCCTTCTGGGACAGCACGCGCTGCTCCATGATGCGCTACATTTTGATGGTCATCTCCTCGTGGTCCATCAAGTGCGATGTCTGGTACATGCCCGCCCTCAGGCGACGACCAAACGAAACGGCTATTGACTTCTCGAACCGCGTCAAAGCCGCCATCGCAGCTCAGGCCGGCATCGAGGATCTACCCTGGGATGGCAATCTCAAGCGCTGGAATCCCGTGCGTGATTGGTAA